One Chromatiaceae bacterium genomic region harbors:
- a CDS encoding trypsin-like serine protease: protein MKTINYLLIAAVLPAVSVGIQAGPQDRSLTVTKSASPAQQSAASSFWTAERIAAAKPFPMPVDYGSNDVDIEAIQADAEALGQPGMTPPGRGQTNPGGAAEMSFTDELQSLTDEADDGDTSNLEGTMQDAGMDVTFQAGALGTPADLEAGTTQVYTSYLVNNKAALWKVYPHKWVGRLSFSTPNGTSYCSATVISNNNIVTAAHCVYDTTNNRFYSNWVFSPAYRNGTSPYGTFGWTACTVLPAWTALSGSYSINTWARHDVAVCSMGNNALGQTLNQVVGWAGRSWNQPYAQLHFNSGYPWNDYRNIALANAGQYLRNCTAESFTQTTETAPSRVG, encoded by the coding sequence ATGAAAACCATCAACTATCTACTCATCGCCGCGGTCTTGCCGGCGGTATCTGTGGGTATTCAGGCCGGTCCACAAGACCGATCCTTGACCGTTACAAAATCTGCTAGCCCGGCTCAACAGAGCGCCGCATCAAGCTTCTGGACGGCTGAGCGGATTGCCGCCGCGAAGCCTTTTCCCATGCCGGTGGATTACGGCTCAAATGATGTCGACATAGAGGCCATTCAAGCTGACGCCGAGGCGTTAGGACAACCTGGCATGACGCCTCCCGGTAGGGGGCAGACTAATCCGGGTGGGGCTGCCGAGATGTCCTTTACCGACGAGTTGCAGTCACTAACTGATGAAGCCGATGATGGCGATACCTCCAATCTCGAGGGCACCATGCAAGATGCTGGCATGGATGTCACGTTTCAAGCCGGCGCATTGGGTACTCCAGCCGATTTAGAGGCGGGAACGACCCAAGTCTACACCTCCTATTTGGTCAACAATAAAGCCGCTCTCTGGAAGGTGTATCCCCATAAATGGGTGGGGCGGCTTTCTTTCAGCACTCCAAACGGAACAAGCTACTGCTCGGCGACGGTGATCAGTAACAACAATATCGTCACCGCGGCTCACTGTGTCTATGATACCACCAATAACCGCTTTTATTCGAATTGGGTCTTCTCTCCCGCATATCGGAATGGCACAAGCCCCTACGGGACCTTCGGGTGGACTGCTTGTACAGTTCTCCCTGCTTGGACAGCCCTTTCGGGTAGTTACAGCATCAACACCTGGGCTCGCCATGACGTTGCTGTTTGTAGTATGGGTAATAATGCTTTGGGACAGACACTTAACCAAGTGGTTGGCTGGGCTGGGCGGTCGTGGAATCAGCCTTACGCCCAGTTGCACTTCAATAGTGGTTATCCGTGGAATGACTACCGGAACATTGCACTTGCGAACGCCGGCCAGTACCTGCGCAATTGTACCGCCGAAAGCTTTACTCAAACGACTGAAACTGCGCCTTCCCGCGTCGGCTGA
- a CDS encoding M23 family metallopeptidase yields MKNCISHRCHVGIGPRAQLWLSVLVLALVVAGAGAAGFWYGQIRLASEARGDQGSLLLASLVKKRGDDLAISELASSGELDALSLKLGQMQAEILRLNALGERLVEKAGLSPEEFDFQYTPPQGGPESHETLPSSTDEFALEMARLSDQLLDRGRKLRLLDQLTTERELGEESLVTGLPVRSGYVSSYFGVRKDPIHGGRGFHSGIDYAGKMGSDILAVADGMVIFGDSASGYGRTVEIRHANGLVTRYAHCKKLLVEVGDLVTKGQVIATLGNSGRSTGPHLHFEVLKDGVAMNPLRLAGLDLPK; encoded by the coding sequence ATGAAAAACTGCATTTCGCACCGATGTCATGTTGGCATTGGGCCCCGGGCGCAGCTTTGGCTCAGTGTCCTGGTCCTTGCCCTAGTGGTTGCTGGCGCGGGTGCCGCCGGCTTTTGGTACGGTCAGATCCGTTTGGCGAGCGAGGCACGCGGCGATCAGGGTTCCCTGCTTTTGGCCTCCCTGGTCAAGAAGCGAGGCGATGATCTCGCGATCAGTGAGTTGGCATCCTCGGGCGAGCTTGATGCCCTCAGCCTCAAGCTCGGTCAGATGCAGGCGGAAATCCTCCGTCTCAACGCCCTTGGCGAACGACTGGTGGAAAAGGCCGGCCTCAGTCCCGAGGAATTCGACTTTCAGTATACCCCTCCCCAGGGTGGTCCCGAATCCCATGAGACTCTGCCCTCCTCCACCGATGAATTCGCCCTGGAGATGGCCCGCCTGTCCGATCAATTGTTGGATCGAGGCCGCAAGCTCAGGTTGCTCGACCAGTTAACCACGGAGCGGGAGTTGGGGGAAGAGAGTCTGGTCACGGGCCTTCCGGTCCGATCTGGTTATGTATCGTCCTACTTTGGGGTGCGTAAGGACCCCATCCATGGCGGCCGCGGCTTCCACAGTGGCATCGACTACGCCGGCAAGATGGGTAGCGACATACTGGCCGTCGCGGATGGCATGGTCATCTTCGGTGACTCGGCCAGTGGCTATGGGCGAACGGTGGAGATTCGCCACGCCAATGGGCTGGTGACCCGCTATGCCCACTGCAAGAAGCTGCTGGTCGAGGTGGGCGATCTGGTGACCAAGGGCCAGGTAATCGCGACCTTGGGCAATAGCGGTCGCTCCACGGGACCCCACCTTCATTTCGAGGTGCTCAAGGATGGGGTGGCTATGAATCCCTTGCGATTGGCGGGCCTTGATCTCCCCAAGTAG
- a CDS encoding phosphoribosyl-ATP diphosphatase, which produces MSDILERLALVLEERKQAEPDSSYVAHLYAKGLDAILKKIGEEATETVMAAKDGDPVRITAEVADLWFHCLVLLAQQGLGPDQVLAELDRRFGLSGITEKASRT; this is translated from the coding sequence ATGAGCGACATCCTCGAACGTCTGGCCCTAGTCCTGGAGGAACGCAAGCAGGCCGAGCCGGACAGCTCCTACGTCGCCCACCTCTACGCCAAGGGCCTGGACGCCATCCTCAAAAAAATCGGCGAGGAGGCCACCGAGACCGTCATGGCGGCCAAGGATGGCGATCCGGTCCGGATCACCGCCGAGGTTGCTGATCTCTGGTTTCACTGCCTGGTACTACTGGCGCAGCAAGGCCTGGGCCCGGACCAGGTTCTGGCGGAACTTGACCGGCGCTTTGGGCTGTCGGGGATAACAGAGAAGGCGTCCCGGACCTAG
- a CDS encoding phosphodiester glycosidase family protein translates to MGVLMSMPVLAATAFSIEHRETQFDVYRLEKGEEQALRLFWKRPDGTPYASLYALRQDLEARGQQLVFAVNGGIYSREMTPLGLYIQDGETLAPLNRGGGGGNFFLKPNGVFYITEQGAQVVMADTYQPAGRVLLAIQSGPMLVIKGELHPRFIPDYESRYVRNGVGVDRAGRVVFAISDGEVNFHDFGTLFRDRLDCPNALYLDGQISGMYLPELNHYALWAWRPLVSIIGLTRPMGE, encoded by the coding sequence ATGGGGGTGTTGATGTCGATGCCGGTATTGGCGGCCACCGCCTTCTCCATTGAGCATCGGGAGACCCAATTCGACGTCTATCGTTTGGAAAAAGGCGAGGAGCAGGCCCTGCGCCTCTTCTGGAAGCGTCCCGATGGCACCCCCTACGCCAGCCTGTACGCCCTGCGCCAGGACCTGGAGGCGCGGGGGCAACAACTGGTATTCGCGGTAAACGGCGGTATCTATTCGCGGGAAATGACGCCCCTGGGCCTCTACATCCAGGACGGCGAGACGCTGGCTCCCCTCAACCGGGGTGGGGGAGGGGGTAACTTCTTCCTCAAGCCCAACGGCGTTTTTTATATTACCGAACAGGGTGCTCAGGTGGTGATGGCGGATACCTATCAGCCCGCGGGCCGGGTGCTCCTGGCCATCCAGTCAGGGCCCATGCTCGTCATCAAGGGTGAACTTCATCCACGCTTCATCCCCGACTACGAAAGTCGGTATGTGCGCAATGGCGTCGGGGTGGATCGCGCGGGGCGGGTGGTGTTTGCGATCTCAGATGGCGAAGTCAATTTCCACGACTTCGGCACCTTGTTCAGGGACCGCCTCGATTGCCCCAACGCCCTCTATCTTGATGGTCAAATCTCCGGGATGTATCTACCCGAGTTGAACCACTACGCCCTCTGGGCTTGGCGCCCCCTGGTCTCCATCATTGGACTCACCCGGCCGATGGGCGAATAA
- the argJ gene encoding bifunctional glutamate N-acetyltransferase/amino-acid acetyltransferase ArgJ: protein MGDEPIPFEAVPGVRLAAVAAGIRYQNRKDLCLMELAPGAQCAAVFTRNAFCAAPVTLARRHLAASAPCYLLINSGNANAGTGHQGLADAEASCVALADLAGCSAEAVLPFSTGVIGEPLPVARLAAALPAALAGLDAGGWPLAARAIMTTDTRPKLTSRRFGIAGGTAVVTGIAKGAGMIRPDMATMLAFLATDAAVEGALLQACLAEAVATSFNAITVDGDTSTNDACVLAATGTLGNAPLVEADSPDYRALCGAVGEVCQELATAIVRDGEGATKLVTLVVEEAADRGEARRVADTIAHSPLVKTALFASDPNWGRILAAVGRSGLEGLDIDRVRIWLGDTLVVRDGGRDPGYTEQAGREAMAGPEIGIRVALGRGQASTQVLTCDLSYDYVKINAEYRT, encoded by the coding sequence ATGGGCGACGAGCCGATTCCCTTTGAAGCTGTACCGGGGGTGCGACTGGCGGCGGTGGCCGCCGGTATTCGCTACCAGAACCGTAAAGACCTTTGTCTCATGGAATTGGCCCCCGGTGCCCAATGCGCCGCGGTCTTTACCCGCAATGCTTTCTGCGCCGCGCCCGTGACCCTGGCGCGCCGCCATCTGGCGGCGTCCGCTCCCTGCTATCTGCTCATCAATTCCGGCAACGCCAATGCGGGCACGGGTCACCAGGGCCTGGCCGATGCCGAGGCCAGTTGCGTGGCCCTCGCCGATCTGGCGGGCTGTAGCGCCGAGGCCGTGCTGCCCTTTTCAACCGGCGTGATCGGTGAACCTCTACCCGTCGCGCGCCTCGCGGCGGCTCTGCCCGCCGCTCTGGCCGGCCTGGATGCAGGGGGCTGGCCCCTGGCCGCGCGCGCCATCATGACTACGGATACCCGGCCTAAGCTGACCTCGCGCCGCTTCGGAATCGCGGGAGGTACGGCCGTGGTGACCGGCATCGCCAAGGGCGCGGGCATGATCCGCCCCGACATGGCGACCATGCTGGCCTTTCTGGCGACTGATGCGGCGGTAGAGGGGGCCCTCTTGCAGGCCTGCCTGGCGGAGGCGGTGGCGACCTCCTTCAATGCGATCACGGTCGATGGCGACACCTCCACCAATGATGCCTGCGTCCTGGCCGCCACCGGTACCTTGGGCAATGCCCCCTTGGTGGAGGCGGACTCGCCGGATTATCGGGCCTTATGCGGCGCGGTGGGAGAAGTCTGTCAGGAACTGGCCACCGCCATTGTCCGCGATGGGGAGGGGGCAACCAAGCTGGTGACCCTGGTGGTGGAAGAGGCCGCCGATCGCGGGGAGGCCCGCCGCGTCGCCGATACCATCGCCCATTCGCCCCTGGTCAAGACGGCCCTCTTTGCCTCGGACCCCAACTGGGGCAGGATTCTGGCCGCCGTGGGTCGGTCGGGTCTGGAGGGGCTCGACATCGACCGGGTGCGCATCTGGCTCGGCGATACCCTGGTGGTCCGCGATGGCGGTCGCGATCCTGGCTATACGGAGCAGGCGGGCCGGGAAGCCATGGCGGGTCCCGAGATTGGCATTCGCGTCGCTCTGGGCCGTGGCCAGGCCAGCACCCAGGTCCTGACCTGCGACCTCTCTTACGATTACGTCAAGATCAACGCCGAATATCGGACCTGA
- a CDS encoding D-tyrosyl-tRNA(Tyr) deacylase: MIGLLQRVTEARVEVGNVTVGAIGQGLLVLVGVQQGDDACRAERLLERLLGYRVFPDTTGRMNLSLKDLGGGLLLIPQFTLAADTRKGTRASFTAAAPPEEGRRLFDLLLASARARHARVESGRFGADMRVSLVNDGPVTFWLET, from the coding sequence ATGATCGGATTGCTGCAACGGGTGACCGAGGCGCGCGTCGAGGTCGGCAACGTGACGGTGGGGGCCATTGGTCAGGGGCTGCTGGTACTGGTCGGGGTGCAACAAGGGGATGACGCCTGCCGAGCGGAGCGCCTCCTCGAACGCCTGCTGGGCTATCGGGTCTTCCCCGACACCACGGGCCGCATGAACCTGAGCCTGAAGGACCTGGGCGGAGGCCTGCTGCTGATCCCCCAGTTCACCCTGGCGGCGGATACCCGCAAGGGTACCCGCGCCAGCTTCACCGCCGCCGCGCCACCGGAAGAGGGTCGCCGCCTCTTCGATCTGCTCCTGGCGTCGGCCCGCGCTCGCCACGCCCGGGTCGAGTCCGGGCGCTTTGGCGCCGACATGCGGGTGAGCCTGGTCAACGATGGACCCGTGACCTTTTGGCTGGAAACCTGA
- the secA gene encoding preprotein translocase subunit SecA has product MVTNLLKKVFGSRNDRLVKKMSKTVAEITALEPAVEKLSDEALRAKTDEFRDRLAAGAHLDTLMGESFAVVREAGRRVLGMRHFDVQMIGGMVLNDGRIAEMRTGEGKTLVATLAAYLNALPGKGVHVVTVNDYLARRDAAWMGRIYTFLGLSVGVINSSGGLGPDAASYALDFDFEPTAGGPGYRYLRAVTRREAYAADITYGTNNEFGFDYLRDNMAFTPEQRVQRDPCYAIVDEVDSILIDEARTPLIISGPSEGSTDNYKKIDAIIPHLTRQDPITNEEGKPDFGPGDYSVDEKARQAFLSEEGHQHVEEMLSDMGLLGEGESLYDPANIALMHHVYAALRAHVLFHRNVEYIVRDGQIVIVDEFTGRTMPGRRWSEGLHQAVEAKEGVAIQQENQTLASITFQNLFRLYPKLAGMTGTADTEAYEFQQIYGLEVVVIPTNQPMIRDDRGDLVFLTAKEKYQAIIEDIRDCVKSGQPALVGTASIETSELISGLLKAEKIPHEVLNAKQHEREAGIIAQAGRPGAVTIATNMAGRGTDIVLGGSLDAELEEIRDEAQRLAAREAWKIRHAQVIASGGLHVVGTERHESRRIDNQLRGRSGRQGDPGSSRFYLSLEDSLMRIFASEKVGTMMQKLGMQEGEAIEHPWVTKAIENAQRKVEGRNFDIRKQLLEFDDVANDQRKVIYQQRRELMDAPDVSDTIAVWRADVLGALLDRHIPPQSLEEQWDLPGAERALADLVGGDWPLRPWLESDDSLHEETLRQRVLDDLAERYADKERQVGPEVMRQVEKAVMIQTLDTQWKDHLAAMDYLRQGIHLRGYAQKNPKQEYKREAFEMFSAMLDSIKSEVVGTLSRLQLATEGGAVPPQPRQVPEREFEFKHEEFHGLAAPEEPTGAPAGGHDHERPYVREDRKVGRNEPCPCGSGRKFKHCHGKAS; this is encoded by the coding sequence ATGGTCACTAATCTGCTCAAAAAAGTCTTCGGCAGCCGCAATGATCGGCTGGTGAAGAAGATGTCCAAGACCGTCGCGGAGATTACCGCCCTGGAGCCGGCGGTGGAAAAGCTCTCCGATGAGGCCTTGCGGGCCAAGACCGATGAGTTTCGTGACCGTTTGGCGGCGGGTGCCCACCTGGATACCCTGATGGGCGAGTCCTTCGCCGTCGTGCGCGAGGCCGGACGGCGGGTACTGGGCATGCGCCACTTCGATGTTCAGATGATCGGCGGCATGGTGCTTAACGACGGCCGCATCGCCGAGATGCGTACCGGCGAGGGTAAGACCCTGGTGGCGACCCTGGCCGCTTATCTCAATGCCTTGCCCGGCAAGGGCGTGCACGTGGTCACGGTCAATGACTATCTGGCCCGTCGCGACGCGGCCTGGATGGGACGTATCTATACCTTCCTGGGGCTCTCGGTCGGCGTCATCAACTCCTCGGGCGGCCTGGGCCCGGACGCCGCCTCCTATGCCCTGGATTTTGATTTTGAACCGACCGCCGGCGGCCCGGGTTACCGGTATCTGCGTGCCGTTACCCGGCGCGAGGCCTATGCCGCCGATATTACCTACGGCACCAACAACGAATTCGGCTTCGATTACCTGCGCGATAATATGGCCTTTACGCCCGAGCAGCGAGTCCAGCGCGACCCCTGCTATGCCATCGTGGACGAGGTGGACTCGATCCTCATCGACGAGGCGCGGACCCCGCTCATTATCTCGGGCCCATCCGAGGGCAGTACGGATAACTACAAAAAAATCGACGCCATCATCCCGCACTTGACCCGCCAGGACCCCATCACCAACGAGGAGGGTAAGCCGGACTTCGGTCCCGGCGACTACTCGGTGGACGAGAAGGCCCGCCAGGCTTTCCTGAGCGAGGAAGGCCATCAGCATGTCGAGGAAATGTTGTCCGACATGGGCCTGCTCGGCGAGGGCGAGAGCCTCTACGACCCGGCCAACATCGCCCTCATGCACCATGTCTATGCCGCTCTGCGCGCCCACGTCCTCTTCCACAGGAATGTGGAATATATCGTGCGTGACGGCCAGATCGTGATCGTGGACGAATTCACGGGCCGCACCATGCCGGGACGGCGCTGGTCCGAGGGACTGCACCAGGCGGTGGAGGCCAAGGAGGGGGTGGCCATCCAGCAGGAAAATCAGACTCTGGCATCCATCACCTTCCAGAATCTCTTCCGCCTCTACCCCAAACTGGCGGGCATGACCGGCACGGCGGATACCGAGGCCTATGAATTCCAGCAGATCTACGGCCTGGAGGTGGTGGTCATCCCCACCAACCAACCCATGATCCGCGATGACCGTGGCGATTTGGTCTTTCTTACCGCCAAGGAAAAGTACCAGGCCATCATCGAGGACATTCGCGACTGCGTGAAGAGCGGCCAGCCGGCCCTGGTCGGCACGGCCTCCATCGAGACCTCCGAGCTCATCTCGGGGCTTCTTAAGGCGGAAAAGATCCCTCACGAGGTCCTGAACGCCAAGCAGCACGAGCGCGAGGCGGGCATCATCGCCCAGGCTGGCCGACCGGGGGCCGTGACCATCGCCACCAACATGGCGGGCCGCGGCACCGACATCGTGCTTGGCGGGAGCCTGGATGCCGAACTGGAGGAGATCAGGGACGAGGCCCAGCGCCTGGCGGCCCGGGAGGCCTGGAAGATTCGCCACGCCCAGGTCATCGCCTCGGGTGGTCTGCATGTCGTGGGTACCGAGCGCCACGAATCCCGCCGCATTGACAACCAGTTGCGGGGCCGGTCCGGCCGTCAGGGCGATCCAGGGTCCAGCCGCTTCTACCTGTCCCTGGAAGATAGCCTGATGCGCATCTTCGCCTCCGAGAAGGTTGGGACCATGATGCAGAAGCTCGGCATGCAGGAGGGCGAGGCCATCGAGCACCCCTGGGTGACCAAGGCCATCGAGAATGCCCAGCGTAAGGTCGAGGGCCGCAACTTCGACATCCGCAAACAACTGCTTGAATTCGACGACGTCGCCAATGACCAGCGCAAGGTCATCTATCAGCAACGCCGCGAGTTGATGGATGCCCCGGATGTCTCCGATACCATTGCCGTCTGGCGGGCCGATGTCTTGGGGGCCCTCCTGGATCGCCATATCCCGCCCCAGAGCCTGGAGGAGCAGTGGGATCTGCCGGGCGCCGAGAGAGCCCTGGCCGACCTGGTCGGTGGTGACTGGCCCCTGCGCCCATGGCTGGAGAGCGACGATTCCCTGCACGAGGAGACCTTGCGCCAGCGTGTCCTGGATGACCTGGCGGAGCGCTACGCCGACAAGGAACGGCAGGTCGGACCCGAAGTCATGCGTCAGGTCGAGAAGGCCGTCATGATTCAGACTCTGGATACCCAGTGGAAGGACCACCTCGCCGCCATGGACTATCTGCGCCAGGGTATTCACCTGCGCGGCTATGCCCAGAAGAATCCCAAGCAGGAATACAAGCGCGAGGCCTTTGAAATGTTCTCCGCCATGCTCGACAGCATCAAGTCGGAGGTGGTGGGTACCCTGTCGCGGCTGCAACTGGCCACCGAGGGCGGGGCCGTTCCCCCGCAACCGCGCCAGGTTCCCGAGCGCGAGTTCGAGTTCAAGCACGAGGAATTTCATGGACTCGCCGCCCCCGAGGAACCCACCGGGGCCCCGGCCGGTGGGCATGATCATGAGCGACCCTATGTACGCGAGGACCGCAAGGTCGGTCGCAACGAGCCTTGCCCCTGCGGTTCGGGCAGGAAATTCAAACACTGCCACGGCAAGGCGAGTTGA
- the hisI gene encoding phosphoribosyl-AMP cyclohydrolase yields the protein MTTDWLDAIKWNDQGLVPAIAQETGTGKILMMAWMNREALAATQASGHAVYWSRSRGKLWHKGESSGHEQLLKALRLDCDADVILLEVEQKGGIACHTGRHNCFYRELRDGAWAEVEPVLKDPSAIYGH from the coding sequence ATGACAACAGACTGGCTCGACGCCATCAAATGGAACGACCAGGGCCTGGTCCCCGCCATCGCCCAGGAGACCGGCACCGGCAAGATCCTCATGATGGCCTGGATGAACCGCGAGGCCCTGGCGGCGACCCAGGCCAGCGGCCACGCCGTCTATTGGTCACGCTCCCGGGGCAAGCTTTGGCACAAGGGCGAATCCTCCGGCCACGAGCAGCTCCTCAAGGCCCTGCGCCTCGACTGTGACGCCGACGTCATCCTGCTGGAGGTGGAACAGAAGGGGGGTATTGCCTGCCACACCGGCCGCCATAACTGCTTCTACCGCGAGTTACGGGACGGCGCCTGGGCGGAGGTCGAGCCAGTGCTCAAGGACCCCAGCGCCATCTACGGCCATTAG
- the hisB gene encoding imidazoleglycerol-phosphate dehydratase HisB, which produces MPVPLSNRRALVERNTLETRIRVSVDLDGTGLSRFKTGLPFLEHMLDQVARHGLIDLEIEAEGDLHIDAHHTAEDIGITLGQALARAVGAKQGIRRYGHAYVPLDEALSRVVVDLSGRPGLSYHVQFTRAMIGAFDVDLFQEFFQGLVNHAALTLHIDNLRGHNAHHQAETIFKAFGRALRMALEPDPRMSGITPSTKGSL; this is translated from the coding sequence GTGCCAGTACCTCTTTCCAACCGCCGCGCCCTCGTAGAACGCAATACCCTGGAGACCCGCATCCGGGTCAGTGTCGATTTGGATGGGACCGGCCTGTCACGGTTCAAGACCGGCCTGCCCTTCCTGGAGCACATGCTCGACCAGGTGGCGCGCCACGGACTCATCGATCTGGAGATCGAGGCCGAGGGTGACCTGCACATCGACGCCCACCACACGGCCGAGGATATCGGCATCACCCTTGGCCAGGCCCTGGCCCGCGCGGTCGGCGCCAAGCAGGGCATCCGCCGCTACGGCCATGCCTATGTGCCCCTGGACGAGGCGCTCTCCCGGGTGGTGGTGGACCTCTCCGGCCGACCCGGCTTGAGCTACCACGTCCAATTCACCCGCGCCATGATCGGCGCCTTCGACGTGGACCTCTTCCAGGAATTCTTTCAGGGACTCGTCAACCACGCGGCCCTGACCCTGCACATCGACAACCTGCGTGGGCACAATGCCCATCACCAGGCCGAAACCATCTTCAAGGCCTTTGGCCGCGCCCTGCGCATGGCCCTGGAACCGGACCCGCGCATGAGCGGCATCACGCCCTCCACCAAGGGGTCGCTGTGA
- the pip gene encoding prolyl aminopeptidase, translating to MSTSPDLYPPIEPYASQRLLVEGHDIYLEECGNPQGLPAVFLHGGPGAGCDPVHRRFFDPKRYRIILFDQRGSGRSRPHAELANNSTWHLVADMEHIRERLGIASWLVFGGSWGSTLALAYAETHPERVSALIVRGVFLCRPEEIAWFYQDGARWVFPDWWQDFLAPIPPEERQDLLHAYHRRLTGDNEIARLAAAKAWSLWEGRTATLLENPHLQHQFAGAHFALALARIECHYFVNQAFLEPTQLLRDAHRLAEIPGVIVQGRYDLICPMRSAWELHQAWPVAELVVVPDAGHSAFEAGTRAALVAATDRFARPGTPAEPPLARRAEP from the coding sequence ATGTCGACATCACCGGACCTCTACCCCCCGATCGAGCCCTACGCCAGCCAGCGACTGCTGGTTGAGGGCCATGATATCTACCTGGAGGAATGCGGCAACCCCCAAGGCCTGCCCGCCGTTTTCCTGCATGGCGGACCCGGGGCGGGGTGCGATCCGGTCCATCGACGCTTCTTCGATCCAAAACGCTACCGCATCATTCTCTTCGACCAGCGCGGCTCCGGGCGTTCGCGACCCCACGCCGAGTTGGCCAACAACAGCACCTGGCATCTGGTGGCGGACATGGAGCACATTCGCGAGCGCCTGGGCATTGCCTCCTGGCTGGTTTTTGGCGGCTCCTGGGGCTCGACACTCGCGCTGGCCTATGCCGAGACCCACCCCGAGCGGGTCTCGGCCTTGATTGTGCGCGGCGTCTTTCTCTGCCGACCGGAGGAGATCGCCTGGTTCTATCAGGATGGCGCCCGTTGGGTCTTCCCGGACTGGTGGCAGGATTTTCTGGCCCCCATTCCCCCGGAGGAGCGGCAGGATCTCCTCCACGCCTATCACCGGCGCCTGACCGGGGATAACGAGATCGCCCGCCTGGCCGCCGCCAAGGCCTGGTCCCTCTGGGAGGGCCGGACCGCTACCCTGCTGGAAAATCCTCACCTGCAACATCAGTTCGCCGGCGCCCACTTTGCCCTCGCCCTGGCGCGCATCGAGTGCCATTACTTTGTCAACCAGGCCTTCCTGGAGCCGACGCAACTCTTGCGGGATGCCCATCGCCTCGCCGAGATACCCGGCGTCATCGTCCAGGGGCGCTATGACCTCATCTGCCCCATGCGCTCGGCCTGGGAACTCCACCAGGCTTGGCCCGTCGCGGAGCTGGTCGTGGTGCCGGACGCGGGCCATTCGGCCTTCGAGGCCGGCACCCGCGCCGCCCTCGTCGCGGCTACCGACCGCTTTGCCCGGCCCGGAACCCCAGCCGAGCCCCCTCTGGCGCGCCGCGCTGAACCCTGA
- the hisA gene encoding 1-(5-phosphoribosyl)-5-[(5-phosphoribosylamino)methylideneamino]imidazole-4-carboxamide isomerase, producing the protein MLLIPAIDLKDGRCVRLRQGRMEDETIFSDDPVQTAGRWAAAGARRLHLVDLNGAFAGEPVNGTAIRAIAAAYPDLPIQVGGGIRDEATIAAYLEAGVSYCIIGTQAVQDPAFVARACRAFPGHVIVGLDAREGRIAIKGWAEITNHRVEELAGRFAGDGVTAIVYTDIGRDGMMTGPNVGATRALAEAIRIPVIASGGITNLEDIRALCAVAASGIGAAITGRAIYEGTLDFAEGQRLADTLAGG; encoded by the coding sequence TTGCTCCTGATCCCCGCCATTGACCTCAAGGATGGGCGCTGTGTGCGTCTGCGCCAGGGCCGCATGGAAGACGAGACCATCTTCTCCGACGACCCCGTCCAGACGGCTGGCCGCTGGGCAGCCGCGGGCGCCCGGCGCCTGCACCTGGTGGACCTCAACGGCGCCTTCGCCGGCGAACCGGTCAACGGCACCGCCATCCGCGCCATCGCCGCCGCCTATCCGGACCTGCCCATCCAGGTCGGCGGCGGTATCCGCGACGAGGCCACCATCGCCGCCTACCTGGAGGCCGGGGTCAGCTACTGCATCATCGGCACTCAGGCGGTCCAGGACCCCGCCTTCGTCGCCCGCGCCTGCCGAGCCTTCCCCGGCCACGTCATCGTCGGCCTGGACGCCCGGGAGGGCCGGATCGCCATCAAGGGCTGGGCCGAGATCACCAATCATCGGGTGGAGGAACTGGCGGGGCGCTTCGCGGGCGACGGCGTCACCGCCATCGTCTATACCGACATTGGCCGCGACGGCATGATGACCGGACCCAACGTGGGCGCCACCCGCGCCCTGGCCGAGGCCATCCGCATCCCGGTCATCGCCTCCGGAGGCATCACCAACCTGGAGGACATTCGCGCCCTCTGCGCCGTGGCCGCCAGCGGGATCGGGGCCGCCATCACCGGCCGGGCCATCTACGAAGGCACCCTGGACTTTGCGGAAGGCCAGCGCCTGGCCGACACCCTAGCGGGCGGCTAA